A genomic segment from Spinacia oleracea cultivar Varoflay chromosome 3, BTI_SOV_V1, whole genome shotgun sequence encodes:
- the LOC110801827 gene encoding probable transmembrane ascorbate ferrireductase 4 isoform X2 — MSCCTPPVVVYARISGVLVAALVLIWPLFYNNSFTHHSPSSPNNFIFSVLHPLLMVIGFIIISGEAILVHRWMPGSRNMKKTVHLGMQGVALASGIFGIWTKFQPQNGVVANFYTLHSWMGFFCVTLFAIQDG, encoded by the exons ATGTCATGTTGTACACCTCCGGTTGTTGTTTATGCAAGAATTTCAGGTGTTTTAGTTGCAGCACTTGTTCTAATTTGGCCTCTTTTCTACAACAACAGcttcactcaccactccccctCTTCTCCAAACAACTTCATCTTTTCT GTGCTTCATCCTTTGCTTATGGTCATTGGATTCATAATTATAAGTGGAGAAG CGATACTGGTTCATAGATGGATGCCAGGGTCAAGGAATATGAAGAAAACAGTGCATTTGGGGATGCAAGGAGTCGCCTTGGCTTCTGGGATTTTCGGAATCTGGACCAAGTTTCAACCACAAAATGGTGTTGTTGCTAATTTCTACACCTTACATTCTTGGATGGGTTTCTTTTGCGTCACCCTTTTTGCCATTCag
- the LOC110801827 gene encoding probable transmembrane ascorbate ferrireductase 4 isoform X1 gives MSCCTPPVVVYARISGVLVAALVLIWPLFYNNSFTHHSPSSPNNFIFSVLHPLLMVIGFIIISGEAILVHRWMPGSRNMKKTVHLGMQGVALASGIFGIWTKFQPQNGVVANFYTLHSWMGFFCVTLFAIQRCLGFYT, from the exons ATGTCATGTTGTACACCTCCGGTTGTTGTTTATGCAAGAATTTCAGGTGTTTTAGTTGCAGCACTTGTTCTAATTTGGCCTCTTTTCTACAACAACAGcttcactcaccactccccctCTTCTCCAAACAACTTCATCTTTTCT GTGCTTCATCCTTTGCTTATGGTCATTGGATTCATAATTATAAGTGGAGAAG CGATACTGGTTCATAGATGGATGCCAGGGTCAAGGAATATGAAGAAAACAGTGCATTTGGGGATGCAAGGAGTCGCCTTGGCTTCTGGGATTTTCGGAATCTGGACCAAGTTTCAACCACAAAATGGTGTTGTTGCTAATTTCTACACCTTACATTCTTGGATGGGTTTCTTTTGCGTCACCCTTTTTGCCATTCag